In Planctomycetia bacterium, the sequence CACGCTGCTCCTGGTGAGGGCGGAGGATCGCCGCGGCCATTCCCATCTCAGCGTGGCCCGCAGTGCCGATGGGGTTGCCGGCTGGCGGATCGACCCCCGGCCCTCCTTCGCGGCCGATCCGCTGAACTACGCCGAAGAGGCCTGGGGGGTGGAGGACGCCCGCGTCACCTGGGTCGAGGATCGGCAGGAGTGGATCATCGCCTACACCGCCTTCTCGGCGATCGGGCCGCTCGTCTCGTTGGCCTCCACGGCAGACTTCACGTCGTTCACCCGCCTCGGACCCGTGATGCCCCCGGAGGACAAGGACGCCGCGATTTTCCCCCGGCGGTTCGGTGGTCGCTATGCGATGATTCATCGCCCCGTGTCGGCGGGCAGTTCCGGGGCCCACATCTGGCTTTCCTTCTCGCCCGACCTGCGGCACTGGGGCGATCACCACGTGCTCTTGCATGCCCGCCGCGGACCGTGGTGGGACGCCAACAAGATCGGCCTCAGCCCCACGCCTCTGGAGACGCCGGAGGGCTGGCTGCTGCTGTACCACGGCGTGCGGCACACTCCCGGCGGCTGTCTCTACCGGCTGGGCCTGGCGCTGCTCGACCTCGAGCAGCCGTGGCGCGTGCTGCGGCGCAGCGACGACTGGATCTTCGCGCCGGAGATGCCCTACGAGCGGCAGGGAGACGTCAACGGCGTGGTCTTCCCGTGCGGCTGGATCCTCGACGAGGCCAGCGGCATGATCCGGATGTATTACGGCGGCGCCGACTCCTGCCTGGCCCTGGCCACGGCGCGGCTGACCGACGTGCTCGACTACGTCCGCACCTGCCCGGCCCCGCCGCCGCGGGAGCGTCCCGGGATGGCACACTGAAGGCTCCGGGCGCGAAGCCGCTCCTCCACCCGGCCCGCGACGCCGAGCGCCGCCCGCCCGACCGATCACTCAAGTCCCTCTGGCCGCGGTCACCGAGCGGGGCGGTGACCGTCTCGCCCGCCGAGTGGCACACGCCGCCGGCACGTTCGAGCATCTCCTGGTGGGTCGCGTCCCGTCGAGCGTGACGGTGGTGGCGGACGGGGAGTGGATGGTGCTCAGCATCCACGAAGCCTTCTCGCCGGGCGCGCGGCAGGTGGCGAGCAATGGCACGAGCGGGTTTCGCGAAGGTGGACGCCTACCACCGGCAGTTGTTCAGCCACGGTCTCGAAGCCCTGTGCGGTCACGCCCGGACGTGCACGGGCGTGTGGTTTCGGGGCGGCGCCGTGCACGTCGATCAGGCGACCGGAAGCGTCCTCAAGACACTCACCACGAGGCCCGCAGTCGACGTGTTCCTGCTGGGCGAGGGCGTGCCGACACTGGGCATACCGATCGACACGCATCTGCATGCCAACTGCGTGAGTGGAGCGGGGGACAGGGCCGTCCTTCGCCATCGTACGGAACCGGAGGGACCCGCAACCAAGAAGCAGGTGGCCAATGCTGGTGTGTACGCGGAAGAGTCGTGAAAGTGTGGTGATCGGTCGCCGTGAGGATCTCGAGCCGACGGTCGTGGTCACGATCCTGGAGATCACGGCCGGCAGGGTGAGGCTGGGATTTCAATCGGACATGGGCACGCCAATCCACCGTCACGAGGTGTGGGAACGCATCCGGAACGGTGATGGACACGACGGAAGCGGACGCGACAGGCCGCTGCTCAGGAACGGGCTGCCGGTTCCAACCTGAACCTCCGCCCGGAGTCGTGAACGTCCAGGCACGGGTCGCCGGTCAGCGTGTGGGGAGCGCTGTGAACGCCGGTCAAAACGTGCAGCGCGGGGCGACGTCAAGAGTCGATTCATCCCGGCAGTCTCCTCCCGGGAGCATCCGATCGTTGCCGCGGCACGGTTGCATCGGCGGCCACAGGCCGGCGTCCCTTCATTCGCCATGGCCGGAAGTCCAACTATCATTCGCCGGAGGTTCGGTCCTTCTCCCCAGAGCCCTCCGCCATGGCCAACGCCGACCCGGAAACGCTCCGCATCCGCGACATCCACGACGACGCCTTCGGCTGGCGGCGCTGGGGCCCCTACCTCTCCGACCGTTCCTGGGGGACCGTCCGCGAAGACTATTCCGCAACCGGCGACGCCTGGGGGTTCCTCCCCTACGACCTCTCCCGTTCCAAGGCCTACCGCTGGGGCGAGGACGGCATCGGCGGCATCTGCGACCGCTTCCAGCGGCTCTGCTTCGCGCCGGCGTTCTGGAACGGCCGCGACGACCACCTCAAGGAGCGGCTCTTTGGCCTGACGCCCTACGAGGGGAACCATGGCGAGGACGTGAAGGAGTGCTACTACCACGTCGACAACACGCCGACGCACTCGTTCATGTCGCTGCTCTACCGGTATCCCCAGCGGGCCTTTCCCTACGCCGAACTCGTCGCGGAGAACCGCCGCCGCGAGCGCCGCGGGCCCGAGTACGAGCTCACCGACACCGGCATCTTCGACGACGGGCGGTTCTTCGACATCCTCGTCGAGTACGCCAAGCGATCGCCCGAGGAGATCGCGATCCGGATCACGGCCACCAACCGCGGCGGCGAACCGGCGGAGCTGCACATCGTGCCGACGCTCTGGTTCCGGAACACCTGGGCGTGGGACGGCCGCGGAGCCGTGCCGCCGTCGATCCGTCGCGGCGCCGTCGGCGACATCGCGTGCCTCGTCGCCGACGACACGGGCTTCGAGATCGACCCGCGGATCCCCGCGTCGGCCCGCCTCGGGCCACGCTGGCTCGTCGCCGCGACGCCCCCGCGGCCGGACGTGCTCTTCACCGACAACGAGACGAACGGCCCGGTCGTCTTCGGCCCCGGACACTCGAGCCGCTCCCGCTTCACGAAGGACGCATTCCATCGGCGGATCTGCGCGGGCGTCGAGACGGCCTGCAACCCCGCGGGCATCGGCACGAAGGCTGCCTTTCACCACCGGTTCGTCGTGCCGCCGGGCGGCTCGGCCGCCGTGCGGCTGCTGCTTTCCGACCGGCCGCCGCAGGGCCAGGCACGCGATCTCGAGGCGACGATCGACGACCTGATCGAGCGGCGGCGGCGGGAGAGCGACCTGTTCCACGAGGGTGTCGCGCCGCGCGGCGCGACCGACGACGAGAAGCACGTGCAGCGGCGGGCGATCGCGGGCCTGCTCTGGTCGAAGCAGAACTACATCTTCGACGTCGCAAAGTGGCTCGACGGCGACGATCCGGCCTCGCCGCCGCCGGCGAGTCGTCACACGATCCGCAACGCCCACTGGCGGCACCTCGACTCCCTGCGGGTCATGAGCATGCCCGACAAGTGGGAGTATCCCTGGTTCGCCGCCTGGGACCTCGCCTTCCAGGCCGTCCCCTTCGCGCTCGTCGATCCCCAGTTCGCGAAGGACCAGCTCTGGATGCTGCTCTTCGAGCAGTTCCAGCATCCGAGCGGCCAGTTGCCCGCCTACGAGTGGGAATTCGGCGACCTCAACCCTCCGGTCCATGCCTGGGCCGTATGGCGGGTCTACAACATGGAGAAGCGGCGGCACGGCGTCGACGACCGCGCCTGGCTCGAACGCTGCTTCCACAAACTGCTGCTCGTGTTCACGAGCTGGGTCAACAAGGTCGACCACGAGGGCAACAACGTCTTCGAGGGGGGCTTCCTCGGGCTCGACAACATCAGCGTGTTCGACCGGAGCGAGCGGCTCGCCGACGGCACGGTGCTCGAGCAGTCCGACGCGACCGGCTGGATGGGGATGTTCTCCCTGATCATGATGCGGATGTCGCTCGAGCTCGCCCGCGGCAATCCCGTCTACGAGGGGCTGGCCTCGAAGTTCCTCCAGCACTACGCCTACATCGCGCACGCGATGAAGAACATGGGCTGCCGCGGCTACTCGCTCTTCGACGACGAGGACGGCTTCTTCCACGACGTGCTCCGCTACCCCGACGGCAGCTTCCGGCGGTTCCAGGTGCGGTCGCTCGTCGGCCTGATTCCCCTCTTCGCCGTCGAGCGGCTCGAGGCGGCGTGGATCGAGCCCTTCAAGGAGTTCTCGGCGAACCTGCGGTGGTTCCTCGAGAACCGCAGCGACCTCGCCTCCGGCGTCATCCACGAGATCCCGGCGGCCGACGGCTCGATGACGCACCTCCTGACGATCATGGACATCTCGCAGCTCCGCCGGATGCTCTCACGGATGCACGACCCTGCCGAGTTCCTCTCGGAGCACGGCATCCGCTCGATGTCGAAGTTCCACGAGCGGGAGCCGTTCGTGTTCGACGGCCAGGTCGTCGGCTACGAGCCCGCCGAGTCACAGACGAAGCTCAAGGGGGGCAACTCCAACTGGCGGGGCCCCATCTGGTTTCCGACGACCTTTCTCGTCGTCGAGTCGCTGCGGAAGCTCGGCACCGCCTTCGGCGACGGCTTCACGATCGAGACGCCGGGATCGGCCGGGCGGCCGATCACGCTCGCGGCGCTGGCCCGCGACATCGCCCGCCGGCTCGTCGGCATCTTCCTCCTCGACGGCTCCGGCCGGCGGCCCGTGTTCGGCGCCGACCCGCGGTTCACCGATCCCACCTGGCGGGACGAGCTGCTGTTTTTCGAGTATTTCCACGGCGACACCGGCGCCGGGCTCGGGGCGAGCCACCAGACCGGCTGGACGGCGCTCGTCGCCAATCTCATCGACGAGTGGCAGGCGACCTGAGCGCGGGCAACTTGCGAGTCGTGGGCTGGCGTTTGAAGCCCGAGACGTCCGCGACAACAACGGTCCGGCGGTTACGAACCGCGTTGGTGTATCCGCGGCCACGCCCGTGAGCGCCACGCGTGAATCGCTTTTTCGTCTCGCTCGCGGGCCTGCCGCTGCGGCTCGTGCTGCGTCGAGTTCAGCCGCCGCGGGGCTCACGCCCAACTCGGTGGCAATCTGGGTCTGGTGTCTCGCAGCGCTCAACAACTGCATGGCCCTCAGCCGGCCTGTTTCCCGGAACCCGTGTGGTGTGCTGAGTGACATGCATGGGATGTCGGACGCCCGGTTGGAGAACGTTCAGACACCGTTCAGACACTTTGTCAAAGCTCACGCCTGGCGTGAGCGATCCTCGGGGCCCGCGCGGCACGTCGCGTAGTGGAAGTAGGCCGCCTCGTCCGGCCGGCGGCTGCTCGACTCCTTCTCGGTGGTCATGCTGATCTGGGAAAACCCGGCCGCTTCGAGCTGCTGCACGAGCTCAGCCGCCGTGAAGTGGTGGGTCATGTACAGCACCTCGCCCTGCTCATTCCGCGAGAGGTAGCTGTGCCGTTCGCCGGTCAGGTGGCTGTCGTCGGCATACAGCCGGGCGTAGCCGGCGTTGATCGTGTCCGACACGCCCGAGGCCGACAGGTAGAGCCAGCCACCGGGCCGGAGGTTCTCACGCACGTGACGCAAAAGGTTCGTCCGCTGGCGGGCGGCGCCGATGATCGAGAGCACCAACTGGCAGACGACGACGTCGAACGGCCCCCCTGCGATCCGGGGCCCCTGCTCCGCCGCGAAGTCACCCTCGACGAACCGCAGGGAGCGGCCCGGGGCAGCGGCGGGAACGGCCAGCTCGTGGGCCGCGCGAACGGCATCCGGGTTGACGTCCACGCCCAGCACGGAGAATCCCTGGTCGTACAGCCGCCTGCCGAGCCGCCCGGTTCCACACCCGACATCGAGCAGCGCCAGCGGCGGGCCCGACGAGGCGATCTCTCGCACCGTGGCCAGGAACCTGTCGAGCTGCGGCGTCGAGGCCTTGCTCGGAATCTTCAGGGCGTCGAACCGCCGCCAATCTTCGCAGGCATCACGCATGCCATCTGTTCTCCGTGACTGTCGCCGGGCGCCGGTGGAGTCGACATGCGCGGGCTTCGCCCCCCGTCCATCTCAACTCCGGCCGGCGATCTCTGCGGCCCGACCGTCGGCCGCAAGAATGGCGGCCGCGACGTCGGCTGCCGTGACCGGCCGCGGCCGCCGCTGCTCGGGAGGCGTCGAGGCACTTGCCCTCTCCCGCCCCGACGATCGCACGCGGGCCGAGGGCCCTTGCCTCCGCGGCGACGGTGTCGATCTCGGCCGCCGTGCATTCGCCCCCGAAGGCGCGAACATGGTGCTGCCAGCCGGCGGCGGACATCGCCGCCGCCCAGACCGGCGCGAGCGCCGCCACGGCTGACCGGCCGGCGACCACCAGCACGGGGCCGTGGATCCCGAGCACGGCCATCTCGAGGGCCAGCCTCCCGGTGACACCGTCACCCTGCACGTAGCGCAGTGGGGCGCAGAAAATCCGGTGCATCGGCTTTCTCCCCAGGCTTCGGCAAGCAGTCGCGCTGGGCGGAGCGGAATACTGCCGCGGAAACGCAAGCCGGAGAAGCATAGGCCCTCGATGACGTGTTCACAATCGTCGGCGGGCCGCAATTCGTGCACGCGATTCGCCCCAGGGTAGTAGAACCAGTGGCACACCGTCTCCGCATCGCGAGGGCCACGCATGACGACGAACTATGACGGGATCGCCAAGGAGTATCAGGCATCGAAGCTCCAGCCCTGGCGGACGCATGTCGAGCAGCACACGCTCCTGCGACTGACCGGCGACGTGCGGGGCGCGAGGACGCTCGATCTCGCCTGCGGAGAAGGCTACTACACGCGGTTGCTCCGCCGGCTCGGAGCGGATCCTGTCGTGGGGGTCGACCTGTCGCCGGCGATGATCGACCTGGCACGCGCGCAGGAAGTGGCCGACCCGCTCGGCATCCGCTACGGCGTCGGCGATGCGCGAGCGGTCGCTGAACGCCCTCGGGCCGACCTCGTGTTCGCTGCGTATCTGCTGAATTATGCCCAGGATTACGCCGAACTGCTGGCCATGTGCGAGGCGATCGCGCGGAACCTGGAGCCGGGCGGGCGGTTCGTCACCGTCAACAATCGTCCGGATGACCCGCCGGCAAACTTCGAGTCCGGGCGGGCCTACGGATACTCGAAGCGACTGGAGGGCCCCTTGGAGGAAGGCGCGCCGATCGTCTGGCGGTTTCATCTGCCCGATGGGACCATCGAAGTGACCAACTTCTACCTGACGCTGGCGACGATGGAACGCGCCCTGACGACGGCCGGACTCCGGGACATCCGCTGGCATCGCCCTGAGGTATCGCCCGAGGGTCTGCAGCAGTGGGGAGAAGAGCACTGGCGCGGGTTTCTGGCGCAGCCCCCGATCGTGTTTCTGGAGTGCGTCAAATGAGACTGCGTGATCCATCATGATCCCCCGTTCGCAAACACCCGCCGGCACATCGGGGAGCGGCGGCGATCCGCGCCGCCGCGGGGAGGTGACGGAGTCTCACGAGCAGGGCAGCGCCGCCTGGTCTCTTTATGCGCGTTCACGCGGCGTCGGCGCGGCGATCGCGTAGAGCGTGTCGGCGATCAGCCTGACTGTGTCGTCAGACGCCACGGAAGCGAACGTGGCTGTCGAATCACCACGGGCGCCGTGCCAAACCCCGTGTGCAGCGGATCTCTCGGGGAGACAGGTCCGCTGCCGTCGTTCCGCTCCCGGGCAGGATAGGCCCGCCAACAGCACTTCCGTACCCTTCTGCTCTCCAGGGCTTGGCCTTCCGGCCGCCGCGGCGATCGGAGTTCGAGCCGTAGATGTTTCTCGAGTCGCCGAAACTCAGCCCACGGGCTATATCACAGTCCCCGGATTCCAACGACCTCCGCACGCCTGGCCATGGCACACCTCATCCACCACTGGACGACACTCGCCCCGTTCGCAGCCACGGCACTGCTGATCCTCACCATCACCATCGGCGAGCACCCCTGGCTGCTCATGGGCTGCGCTGCGATGCTCATCGCTGCCGTGCTCGCCGCAGTGCATCATGCGGAGGTAATCGCCCACCGCGTCGGCGAGCCGCTCGGCACGCTCGTCCTCGCCCTCGCCGTGACCGTGATCGAGGCGGCCCTGCTGCTCTCGCTGCTCATCGCCGGCGGCGCCGGCATGGAGACACTGCCCCGCGACACCGTCTATGCCACGGTGATGATCATCACGACGGGCGTCGTCGGCCTGTGCACGCTGATCGGCGGCCTGGCCCACCGCGAGCAGTCGTTTCGCGTCGATGGGGCGGGCGGGGGCCTAGCGGCCCTGATCGTGCTCGCGGTTGTCGCGCTCGTCCTCCCCGACTACACGATCACGACCAGCGTCGGCACCTACAGCCGCGCCCAGGCGCTCTTCGCAGCCGTCGTCTCGGCGGCGCTGTGGGGCATCTTCGTGTTCGTCCAGACCGTGCGGCACCGCGACTATTTTTTGCCGCATGACGACCACGCCCTGCCCGACGAGCATGCCCTGCCTCCCTCACGCCGGCAGGCGACGCTGAGCTTCGTGCTCCTGATCGTCGCCCTCGTCGCGGTCGTAGGCCTCGCGAAGGTGCTCTCGCACCCGCTCGAGGAGTTCGTCGAGGTATTTCACCTGCCGCGCGGCGTGGTAGGGATCGTGGTGGCGTTGGTGGTGCTCCTGCCCGAGACCTGGGCCGCGATTCGGGCAGCGCATGCCAACCGGCTCCAGAGCAGCATGAACCTCGCGATCGGCTCCGCGCTTGCGACAATCGGCCTCACGGTGCCAGTCGTCGTTGTCTTCGCCACCGCCTACGGCCTGCCGCTCGTGCTCGGACTCGAACCGAAGGACATCGTGCTGCTCGCAACGGCACTGCTCGTGAGCGTCGTCACCCTCGGCACGGGGCGGACCTCGATGATGCAAGGCGCGGTGCACCTCGTGCTCTTCGCAACCTACCTGTTTCTCGCCTGCGTGCCCTGAGGCGGGTCGCATGTGGCGGTGTGTCCCCGTCGCGCTGCGACGGCAGACGATGAATGGTTTATTCGTGCCTCACGAGCGGCGGGTCGCGGCCGACAGCCGGCCGAGTCCGTCGATCGCACAGATGGCAAGCGCCGTCCAGACCAGGGCGAACCCGGTGAGCTTGCCGGCGTCGAACGGCTCGTCGTAGACGAAGAGTCCGAGCAGAAACTGGATCGATGGGCCGAGGTACTGCATCAGGCCGATGGCGGAGAGCGGGATCCGCCGGGCCGCCGACGCAAAGCAGAGCAGCGGCACGGCCGTGATCACCCCCGACAGCGCGATCAGCGGCTCGTCCCAGCCGCCGCGGCTCCCGAACGCGCCGCGGCCCGCGGTGTGCTCCAGGGCGAGAAACACCGCGGCCGGTATGAGCAGCAGCAGCGTCTCGACCGTCAGCGAGGAGAGGGCGTCGAGCGCGGTCCGCTTCTTGGCGAGGCCGTACAGGCAGAACGTGACGGCCAGATACAGGGCGATCCAGGGGAAGTGCCGGTACTGGCCCGCCAGCCAGGCCACGCCCGCGGCGGCGACGGCGATGGCGAGCCACTGCGCGGGCCGGAGCCGCTCGCCGAGCACGAACACCCCGAGGAGCACGCTGAGGAGGGGATTGAGAAAATAGCCGAGGCTGCTTTCGATCATCCGGTCGTGGGTCACGGCCCAGACGAAGCCCAGCCAGTTGGCTGAGACGAGCGCTGCGGCCACGCCCTGCCGGACAAGCACGCCCGGCGTCGCCAGCGCCGCCCGGATTCGCCCCGCCGCGCCGGTCAGCCAGACGAGCGGCAGGAGAACGAGGATCGACCAGATCACCCGGTGGGCCACCAGCTGCGAGGCGGGCACGGAGGCGAGCTGCTTCCAATAGACCGGGAGCACGCCCCAGAGGATGAAGGCCGCCGCGGCGTGGAGGTAACCGATGTTCACGGGGGCCAGCGGGGAGACGGGCGGGAGAACCGGCTATCATCGCCGACCACAGCCGGCGGCTCAACGTCTCTTTGCGCTCACCCGACAAGCACGACGGCGGGCCGGGCGACCCTGTTCGCCCGACCCGCCGCTTGTGCTCACGCGTCATTCCGCCGGCCAGCGGCCGGCGGAGCGGCGATCAGCAGCCCTTCTTGCAGCCCAGCAGGCCCTTGTGGGACTTGCCGCAGCCACCCTTGCCAGCGGCCGCGCCGCCGTTGCCGCAGGCGTCACCGGCGTCGCCGGCCGGAACCTGCTCCTCGACGCAACGGTTCACCGTGGTGCAGACCTTCTTGGTGACCTTCTTGGGCACGCGGACGACATACGACTCGGTCTTCGTCTCGCAGACGTTGTCGCTGACGCACACGCTGTAGGTCTCGGACTTCGCAACCGGCACGTTGACCGTGTAGCAGACGTCCTTCGACCGCTTCTCGGCCACGCACCGGTTCACCGTGATCTCACGGGTCCGCGTCTCGCAGCGGCTCTTCGCCACGCACACCGTCTTGGTCCGGCACTCCGGAACCAGCTTGGTGACGCAGTAGTTCGCCGACCGCTCCTCGCACCGGCTCTTGTGCACGCAGATGGTCTTGGTCCGGGTTTCCGGGACCATCTTCGTGACACAGTAAGAGCGGGTCCGCTCCTCGCACCGGCTCTTGGCGACGCACACCGTCCGGCTCCGCTCTTCGCAGCGGAACTTCTTCACCTTGTAGGTGAAGGGGACCTGCTCGCACTCGGTCTTCCACGTGGTGACCTCGATCTCCTTGGTCTCGCACGTCGGCACCCACTTGCGGCAGCAGACGACCTTCGGGCAGCAGGGATTGCCGGCGGCGTCATACTTGCCGTTGGCGGAAATCTCCTTGGCCTCGGTCACCCAGTGGCCGCCCCGGCAGGTCACGGTCTTCGTGCCCTTGACCGGCACGCGCTTCGAGACCGTGCGGAAGCCCGTCATGTCCTCGAAGTACGGGACCTGCACCTGGAACGACTGCTGGATCTGCTCGGTGTACGGCACGTTCACCTTGTAGGTGGCCGTCCGCTCTTCCTTGACGGGCACCATCACCGTGTAGGTCTTCTCGACCTGCTCGGTGTAGGGCACGTTCACCTTCCACGTCCGCGTCTTCTCCTCCTTGACGGGCACCATCACCGTGTAGGTCTTCTCGACCTGCTCGGTGTAGGGGACGTTGACCTTGTACTCCACCGTCTTGGTCTCCGGCACGTTGACGTTGACGGAGTACTCGACCGTCTTCGTCCGCGTCTCCGGCACCATGACCGTGAAGTTCCGCGTCCGCTCCTCGATCCGGGGCACCTTCTTCGTGACCTGGAAGGAACGCTCGCGGACCTCGGTCCCCCACTCGGTGACCTCGATCTCACGCACCTCGGGCACCTGCTTCCAACGCTTCACCGTCCGCATGCCGGCGGCGTCGTCGGCCGCGGCAGCGGGGGTGGGTGCGGCAGCGGCGTCACCGCCGCCCACCAGCACGGAACCGTCCGCCTTCGGTGCGGCCGGCTCCTCGCCACGGACGAACGCACCGCCGACGCACACGCCGGCAGCCGCCACCCACGGCAGGAACTTGAACGTCAATCGCTTCTTCACGGAAACCTCCAGAGGGAAAGGGAACTCTCGACCTTTTGGGAACACGTGTTCCAGGCTCCGCGCGAAACCATCCCCAAACGAGGGATTTCCCGCGGTGAAGCCCGGCGGAGATCGCCGGCGGCCGTCCCCCGCCCGATCAGGAACCCATCCGTTGAGTTCCCGCGACCGGGAGGGTTTGCGCCGCCGGCAAACTCTCGTCAGAAGATCGTGCTTCGCCGACCGAAAAACTCAGCGTCGTTCGCCGAAGTCTGATCGTGTCGGTTCTGCCGGTGGCACGGGGGGCTGCTCGCAGCCGCGGCCCATCGGGCCCCCTTCGCAGCACGTCTCGAGAATCGCCCCGCACGTCCGGCAGACGAGTTTGGCGCGGATCTCGTGCGTCTCGCCCTGGCAGATCGGGCAGCGGGGCTGGCTCATGGAGACGCAGTATACGGCGCGGTCGTCTCCAGGAACCGCTCCACGACCGCGATGAACTCCGCCGGCGCGTCGGCATGCACCCAGTGACCCGCCGGGGGAATCGTCTCGATCGTCGCCGCGGGAAAGAGCCGGCCGATCTCGGCCGCGTGCCGGGGCTCGAGGTAGTCGGACCGGCCCCCGGCGACGAACAGCGTCGGACCGGGATACGCGGTCCCCTGGGGAATCGCGGGAAAGCCGCGGATCGCCTCGAAGTGCCGCTCCAGCGCGTCGAGGTTCACGCCCCACGACAGACCGCCGGGCCCGTTGGCGAGGTTCTGCATGAGAAATCCGCGGATAGCCGGGTCGGCGACCGCCGTGGCCAGCGCCGCGTCGGCGTCGGACCGCGCGCGGCAGGTGGCGAGATTCACGCCCCGCATCGCCGCCAGAAAATCCCGCGGGGCCCCCTGCGACACGGCCGGCGCGATGTCGACGACGACCAGCCGCGAGACGAGATCGGGCCGCGTCAAGGCCACGAGCATCGCCACCTTGCCCCCCATGCTGTGGCCGAGGACCGTCGCCGGCCCGCCGACCCGCTGCTCGATCAGCCGGACGACGTCGACGGCCATGGCGGGGTAGGTGTGGTCGTCGTGCCAGGGACTCGCGCCGTGGTTTCGCAGGTCGGCCCACAGGACGCGCCGGCGGCTGGCGAGCGCCTTGGCGACGGTCGCCCAGTTGCGCTTCGCCCCGAGCAGGCCGTGAAGGATCACCAGCGGCGACCCGGCCCCGCTGTCGTTGCACGCCAGTTCGACCGTCACCAGCTCCTCCACCAACCCGGCGTTGCCGTCACGGCCGCAGGCCAGAAAAGCCGACCCGCTCATCGTTTGGCACCCGCGGCGGGCTTCTGTTTCCGGCCCGGCTCGACGAGCAGGGCCTCGAGCCGGTCGGTGACGAGCTCGTCCCGCTTGTCACGCAGCCGCACGATCTGCCGATCATACCAGGCGGCCGACCGCTGCTTGCGGTAGGCGAGCTGTTCGGCACGGGCATCGATCTCAACGCCGATCGCCGCGCGGATGTCAGGTTCGAGCTTCGCCCGGGTCTTCTTCGAGTCGGCCATCCAGCGGGCGACGAGGAGGTCGATCCGCGTCCGCGCCTGCCAGGCCCGGAGCTCCAGTTCGTAAAGCCGCTCGTCCTTCGCCCGGCTGGCGGCGAGCGCACGCACGGTCTCGTCGAGGTCCGCGACCGCCGCGGCATGGTCGGCGGGCTTCCGCTTCTCCAGACGGTCGAGCAGCTCGGCGAGCTCCGGTTGGTGCGCGCCAACGAAGGCCCGGACCCGCTGCGCCCGTTCGGCATCGGTCGCGGCGGAGGCTCCTGGCTGTTGCGGCGCTGCTGAGCCGCCCGGGGCGGCCGCGGCCTGCCGATCGGCAGCGGTGATCAAGAGCAGCGCCGACGCCACGACTTTCCTCGCGGTACGCATGAAACACATGTCTGATTTCCTCGTTTCCATCCGGCCACCGTGAATCACCCGCTGGGATGCCATCCGCTCTAGCCCGCGTCCGGAGCAGCGGAATCCAACGCGTCGTCCACGAGGGCGGCGATGAGCCAGTCGGGCGGCGTGGCGACGCCCTCGGGTGTCGCGGACGGTTCCGCATCCGGCCCGCTGGCCTCTGCCGCCGACGCCGCGTCGATCGCCACAAGGGTCTCAGCTTCGGCACCGTGCGCCAGGGCGAGCCAGTTGTCGGCACAGCGGTCAAGGTCCGCCTCTGCGACTCCGGGCCAGCCGGCTCGGCGGGGCGGTTGCGAGATCACGACGGCCACCAGCAGGCCGGCCGCGATCGCCAGCGACGTCGGCCACAGCCAGGGGTTTCGTTTCCGGGCGGCGGCCGAGGCAGCGAC encodes:
- a CDS encoding glycosidase — its product is MTPREKPQHYPELFQRHERNPILTANDWPYPVHTVFNAGACQIDGTTLLLVRAEDRRGHSHLSVARSADGVAGWRIDPRPSFAADPLNYAEEAWGVEDARVTWVEDRQEWIIAYTAFSAIGPLVSLASTADFTSFTRLGPVMPPEDKDAAIFPRRFGGRYAMIHRPVSAGSSGAHIWLSFSPDLRHWGDHHVLLHARRGPWWDANKIGLSPTPLETPEGWLLLYHGVRHTPGGCLYRLGLALLDLEQPWRVLRRSDDWIFAPEMPYERQGDVNGVVFPCGWILDEASGMIRMYYGGADSCLALATARLTDVLDYVRTCPAPPPRERPGMAH
- a CDS encoding glucosidase, translated to MANADPETLRIRDIHDDAFGWRRWGPYLSDRSWGTVREDYSATGDAWGFLPYDLSRSKAYRWGEDGIGGICDRFQRLCFAPAFWNGRDDHLKERLFGLTPYEGNHGEDVKECYYHVDNTPTHSFMSLLYRYPQRAFPYAELVAENRRRERRGPEYELTDTGIFDDGRFFDILVEYAKRSPEEIAIRITATNRGGEPAELHIVPTLWFRNTWAWDGRGAVPPSIRRGAVGDIACLVADDTGFEIDPRIPASARLGPRWLVAATPPRPDVLFTDNETNGPVVFGPGHSSRSRFTKDAFHRRICAGVETACNPAGIGTKAAFHHRFVVPPGGSAAVRLLLSDRPPQGQARDLEATIDDLIERRRRESDLFHEGVAPRGATDDEKHVQRRAIAGLLWSKQNYIFDVAKWLDGDDPASPPPASRHTIRNAHWRHLDSLRVMSMPDKWEYPWFAAWDLAFQAVPFALVDPQFAKDQLWMLLFEQFQHPSGQLPAYEWEFGDLNPPVHAWAVWRVYNMEKRRHGVDDRAWLERCFHKLLLVFTSWVNKVDHEGNNVFEGGFLGLDNISVFDRSERLADGTVLEQSDATGWMGMFSLIMMRMSLELARGNPVYEGLASKFLQHYAYIAHAMKNMGCRGYSLFDDEDGFFHDVLRYPDGSFRRFQVRSLVGLIPLFAVERLEAAWIEPFKEFSANLRWFLENRSDLASGVIHEIPAADGSMTHLLTIMDISQLRRMLSRMHDPAEFLSEHGIRSMSKFHEREPFVFDGQVVGYEPAESQTKLKGGNSNWRGPIWFPTTFLVVESLRKLGTAFGDGFTIETPGSAGRPITLAALARDIARRLVGIFLLDGSGRRPVFGADPRFTDPTWRDELLFFEYFHGDTGAGLGASHQTGWTALVANLIDEWQAT
- a CDS encoding ionic transporter y4hA, yielding MAHLIHHWTTLAPFAATALLILTITIGEHPWLLMGCAAMLIAAVLAAVHHAEVIAHRVGEPLGTLVLALAVTVIEAALLLSLLIAGGAGMETLPRDTVYATVMIITTGVVGLCTLIGGLAHREQSFRVDGAGGGLAALIVLAVVALVLPDYTITTSVGTYSRAQALFAAVVSAALWGIFVFVQTVRHRDYFLPHDDHALPDEHALPPSRRQATLSFVLLIVALVAVVGLAKVLSHPLEEFVEVFHLPRGVVGIVVALVVLLPETWAAIRAAHANRLQSSMNLAIGSALATIGLTVPVVVVFATAYGLPLVLGLEPKDIVLLATALLVSVVTLGTGRTSMMQGAVHLVLFATYLFLACVP
- a CDS encoding membrane protein, whose product is MNIGYLHAAAAFILWGVLPVYWKQLASVPASQLVAHRVIWSILVLLPLVWLTGAAGRIRAALATPGVLVRQGVAAALVSANWLGFVWAVTHDRMIESSLGYFLNPLLSVLLGVFVLGERLRPAQWLAIAVAAAGVAWLAGQYRHFPWIALYLAVTFCLYGLAKKRTALDALSSLTVETLLLLIPAAVFLALEHTAGRGAFGSRGGWDEPLIALSGVITAVPLLCFASAARRIPLSAIGLMQYLGPSIQFLLGLFVYDEPFDAGKLTGFALVWTALAICAIDGLGRLSAATRRS
- a CDS encoding alpha/beta hydrolase translates to MSGSAFLACGRDGNAGLVEELVTVELACNDSGAGSPLVILHGLLGAKRNWATVAKALASRRRVLWADLRNHGASPWHDDHTYPAMAVDVVRLIEQRVGGPATVLGHSMGGKVAMLVALTRPDLVSRLVVVDIAPAVSQGAPRDFLAAMRGVNLATCRARSDADAALATAVADPAIRGFLMQNLANGPGGLSWGVNLDALERHFEAIRGFPAIPQGTAYPGPTLFVAGGRSDYLEPRHAAEIGRLFPAATIETIPPAGHWVHADAPAEFIAVVERFLETTAPYTASP